A window of the Candidatus Marinimicrobia bacterium CG08_land_8_20_14_0_20_45_22 genome harbors these coding sequences:
- a CDS encoding 50S ribosomal protein L24 — MFRIRKNDMVKVTTGESRGKTGKVLKVFPDKNTVIVEGVSFIKRHMRKSQKNPQGGIIEKEAPINVSKVILIHTDEPTKVGYRFLKDGKKVRYSKKTDEVIDSIS; from the coding sequence ATGTTTCGTATTCGGAAAAATGACATGGTAAAAGTGACAACGGGAGAATCCCGCGGAAAGACTGGGAAAGTGCTAAAAGTTTTCCCCGATAAAAATACAGTTATCGTTGAAGGCGTCAGTTTTATCAAGAGACACATGCGCAAGAGCCAGAAAAATCCGCAGGGCGGAATCATCGAAAAAGAGGCGCCGATCAACGTTTCTAAGGTTATCCTGATTCATACGGACGAACCTACCAAAGTTGGTTACCGCTTCCTTAAGGATGGCAAAAAAGTGCGCTATTCTAAAAAAACAGACGAAGTAATCGACAGCATATCATAA
- a CDS encoding 30S ribosomal protein S17: protein MTTREKRKVITGTVVSNKMDKTIVISVERTVKHATYGKYVRRTSKFYANDPENKCAIGDVVKVVESRPLSRLKRWSLLEIVKSAEKE, encoded by the coding sequence ATGACGACACGAGAGAAAAGGAAAGTTATCACCGGCACCGTGGTGAGTAATAAAATGGACAAGACTATCGTCATTTCCGTAGAAAGAACCGTAAAACATGCAACTTATGGAAAATACGTCAGACGGACATCCAAGTTCTATGCCAATGATCCAGAAAACAAATGCGCCATTGGCGACGTAGTTAAAGTCGTTGAATCTCGACCGCTGAGCCGGCTGAAGAGATGGTCTTTGTTGGAAATCGTCAAATCAGCAGAGAAAGAGTAG
- a CDS encoding 50S ribosomal protein L14, protein MIQQETRLNVADNTGAKKVLCIQVLGGSGRKFGSVGDVLVVTVKQATPGGMVKKGDKSRAVVVRTKKEIRRKDGSYIRFDDNAVVLIDNNLEPKGTRIFGPVARELREKNYMKIVSMAPEVI, encoded by the coding sequence ATGATACAGCAAGAAACAAGGTTGAATGTTGCAGACAACACAGGCGCTAAAAAAGTGCTTTGTATTCAGGTTTTAGGCGGTTCCGGAAGGAAATTCGGGTCGGTTGGCGATGTTCTGGTCGTGACGGTCAAGCAAGCGACGCCCGGCGGAATGGTGAAAAAAGGCGACAAGTCGCGAGCGGTCGTTGTTCGCACAAAGAAGGAAATTCGGCGAAAAGACGGTTCTTATATTCGCTTTGATGATAATGCGGTGGTTCTCATCGACAATAATTTAGAGCCAAAGGGTACTCGTATTTTTGGACCCGTCGCCCGAGAACTGCGAGAAAAGAATTATATGAAAATCGTCTCGATGGCACCCGAAGTGATTTAA
- a CDS encoding 50S ribosomal protein L5 produces the protein MTKKSEYKPRLYELYGKEVVPALIKKFEYKNVMQVPKLIKITINVGIGKSKEDPASLKNSIEDIRTITGQHPITTRAKKAISNFKIRTGDPVGCSVTLRHERMYEFLDRLISTAIPRVRDFSGLSDKSFDGRGNYSMGLKDQIIFPEIEYDKVDKIRGMNITITTSAKTDSEAYELLACFGFPFKKRAAASTSGERN, from the coding sequence GTGACGAAGAAGTCAGAATATAAACCCAGATTATACGAATTGTACGGAAAAGAGGTCGTTCCGGCATTGATTAAAAAGTTCGAGTACAAAAATGTCATGCAGGTTCCAAAACTTATCAAGATTACGATCAACGTTGGTATTGGTAAGAGCAAGGAAGACCCCGCGAGTCTCAAGAATTCCATTGAGGATATTCGCACGATAACAGGTCAGCACCCAATCACGACCCGTGCAAAGAAAGCGATCTCGAACTTTAAGATTCGCACCGGAGATCCGGTCGGATGCTCTGTAACGCTCAGACACGAAAGAATGTACGAATTTTTAGATAGATTGATCTCAACTGCCATCCCTCGCGTTCGCGATTTTTCGGGATTATCTGACAAATCGTTTGACGGGCGTGGAAACTATTCGATGGGATTGAAAGATCAGATTATTTTCCCGGAAATTGAGTATGATAAAGTCGATAAAATCCGCGGAATGAATATAACAATAACGACTAGTGCAAAGACGGATTCCGAGGCATACGAACTGTTGGCTTGCTTCGGATTCCCGTTCAAGAAGCGTGCCGCCGCATCGACTTCTGGGGAGAGAAATTGA
- a CDS encoding 50S ribosomal protein L29: MKKNKLSELSVAELETKLKDDISALENLHFQKALQQLENPLKIKEVRKEIAQIKTVLREFELGKRTIDKKSKQTQEIEK, translated from the coding sequence GTGAAGAAAAATAAACTATCGGAATTATCCGTCGCCGAACTGGAAACGAAACTGAAAGACGATATATCGGCTCTCGAAAATCTTCATTTCCAGAAAGCGCTCCAGCAGTTGGAAAATCCTCTAAAGATTAAGGAAGTCCGGAAAGAGATCGCGCAAATCAAGACGGTTCTTCGCGAATTCGAACTGGGCAAACGAACAATCGACAAAAAGAGCAAACAAACACAGGAAATTGAAAAATGA
- a CDS encoding type Z 30S ribosomal protein S14 produces MAKKSLIAKAKRKPKFSTRSVNRCSICGRPRGYYRKFGLCRLCFRELALKGEIPGITKASW; encoded by the coding sequence ATGGCAAAGAAATCTTTAATTGCGAAAGCAAAACGTAAGCCGAAGTTTTCAACGAGAAGCGTTAACAGATGCTCGATCTGCGGTCGTCCCAGAGGATATTATCGCAAATTTGGTCTTTGTCGCTTATGCTTCAGGGAATTGGCGCTCAAGGGCGAAATTCCGGGTATCACAAAAGCTAGC